AATGGGTAAGACTCGGCCCAAGCCCAGCCCTGAGTGtcccaggggaggcagaggcccctttcAAACCCTGGGAAGGGAGCCAGGGTCTCTAACTCAGTGCAGAGGCTGTGACTTCCTCCCAGTTCTAAGGATGGTGTGCACATCATGGCAGGCAGCGAAGGGGCATTTCCTACAGAAGGCTTCCACCACTGTACACTCGCtccctcagagggaagagggaagaaccCATGGCCCACAGATCGGAGTCAGAGCCCAGGGGCAAAGGTTCCATTGAACATTCTCGGGTCACAGGCAATGTCTTTGGAACACAGATTTATATCGCTGATAGACTTATGCCCCAGGGGAGGGTTTTGTTTCAAGCACTGTGCGCTCAGAGACTTAAATATTCTTTGAGAAGAAGCTTATttcagcctagctggtgtggctcagtggttgagcgtggacctaggaaccaggcagttacggtttgattcctgactgGGGGCTTGATCCCAGAGGGGAATGTGTAAGAATCAGCCAatcgatgattgtctctcatcgtcgatatttctatctctccctctcccttctactctgaaatcaatggggaaaaaaaatttttttaaagagaatttctccctcttaaaaaaataattgagactTAAGAGGCAGAGTGAACACCTTATGTAATgacgaataaataaataaaagtgtagaAGTACTtttgaagcatttaaaaattctggTATTTGATGTTCATAAGAAATAGTTAACTTTAAAGGTATACTATGGTTAGGCAAGGAAATGTCCTTTTTTTAGAGAATAATTTTGAAGTGCATGGGAATGAAGGAACAGAAAGTCTGGGGATTGCATTGAAGATCTtcggaaaaagaaaaatagatgaaaagaagggaaggaaggagagagaaagcgaATATGGCCACTTCGCGGTAACTGTTGAGTCTGATAGTGGAAGGGCGATTCCTTCCGCTGTTCTGCTCTTGCACATGTGGGGACTTGCATGTGGCGGAGAGGTGTTAGGGCCACGCCGTGGAAGGTCAGGCCGGTTGTTTTTAGTGGGCATTAGAGAGGGAGCTGGGAGAGTCCCAGCGACTCTCATTTCCACACAGTAGGTGTCTAGCATTGATTATTTACCCAATAATAATGAAAATCCAGATTCAGTAAGACAGGTAGACAGTGGgtttattttggaattttttttaatgaaagttccTTAACCAATCAATGGGCCCAATTTGGACATAGAAGCCAATGGCCACTTTCTGCTCAGAATGACCTTTGCCTTGGAACTATTTCATAGAGCATCCTGATAACACTGCACCCCATAAGCGGCTCTCATGGATTCCCAAGGCTATGCCACCGGGAATTTCACACTTGCGAGACTTCGGGGTACACTTGGTTGTTGGGGTGCAGCTGGAAAGAGATGGTCAGCAGCCCACTCAACAGCATAAGGAAGGCAGCCAGAGCCGCCACGGGCACGGTGGTGCCCGTCTCCTGCCGGTCGGGCCTGAAGGGGATGTGGAAGGATGGTGGGAAGCGTATGCCCTCTTCATTCAACACGGAGTGGTGGTTCCAGATGACAGCAGTGAAGATAAATGCCCCCGCTATGATGCTCAGGACTCCGGAAGCGCAGAACAGATTGCAGATGGTGTTCTTCTGACGGTGTCCCGCGTACACTCTCAGCAGGCCCTTGACCGTGAGCACTTTTCCCAGCAGCCCGAGGAGGCTGGCGGCCAGCAGCAGGTTCTGAGCGATGCGGATATCCAGCGGCAGGTAGGTGTCACTGTAGCTGTAGCGGTGACAGGCTATGACTCTGCCGTGGGGGCTGTTGTGCTGATAAGTACAGACCCTCCACATC
The sequence above is a segment of the Myotis daubentonii chromosome X, mMyoDau2.1, whole genome shotgun sequence genome. Coding sequences within it:
- the LOC132224553 gene encoding claudin-34-like, encoding MAMLKNANCQAASFSLNILGWILSMICMGLAEWRVWYMESSSAPSRGLACIGMWRVCTYQHNSPHGRVIACHRYSYSDTYLPLDIRIAQNLLLAASLLGLLGKVLTVKGLLRVYAGHRQKNTICNLFCASGVLSIIAGAFIFTAVIWNHHSVLNEEGIRFPPSFHIPFRPDRQETGTTVPVAALAAFLMLLSGLLTISFQLHPNNQVYPEVSQV